In a single window of the Lates calcarifer isolate ASB-BC8 linkage group LG1, TLL_Latcal_v3, whole genome shotgun sequence genome:
- the LOC108882966 gene encoding acetylcholine receptor subunit alpha, which yields MNTVFFFFHLVILAGAAWASSDETKLVKTLFTGYNKVVRPVNHFKDPVVVTVGLQLIQLISVDEVNQIVSSNVRLKQQWKDVNLQWNPEDYGGIKKIRVPSTDIWRPDLVLYNNADGDFAIVHETKVLLEHTGMITWNPPAIFKSYCEIIVLHFPFDLQNCSMKLGTWTYDGNLVVVNPDSDHPDLSNFMESGEWVMKESRGWKHWVYYACCPDTPYLDITYHFLMLRLPLYFIVNVIIPCMLFSFLTGLVFYLPTDSGEKMTLSISVLLSLTVFLLVIVELIPSTSSAVPLIGKYMLFTMVFVIASIIITVIVINTHHRSPSTHTMPDWVRKVFIETIPNIMFFSTMKRPGKEKQSKSIYGADFDISDISGNQTSAVPYQSPITKNPDVRSAIEGVKYIAETMKSDEESNNAAEEWKFVAMVLDHILLCVFMAVCLIGTLGVFAGRLIELSML from the exons ATgaatactgtatttttcttttttcatctagTCATTCTAGCAG GTGCTGCCTGGGCCTCCTCTGATGAGACAAAGCTGGTCAAAACTCTCTTCACTGGTTACAATAAGGTTGTCCGTCCGGTTAATCACTTCAAGGACCCGGTGGTTGTTACCGTAGGCCTTCAGCTCATCCAGCTCATCAGTGTG GATGAGGTCAACCAGATCGTCAGCAGCAACGTGAGACTGAAACAG cAATGGAAAGATGTAAACTTGCAGTGGAACCCAGAGGATTACGGTGGCATCAAAAAGATCAGAGTTCCCTCCACTGACATTTGGCGGCCTGATCTGGTTCTCTACAACAA TGCTGATGGCGACTTTGCCATCGTTCATGAAACCAAAGTGCTGCTGGAGCACACTGGGATGATCACATGGAACCCACCTGCAATCTTCAAGAGCTACTGTGAAATCATTGTGCTGCATTTCCCCTTTGACCTTCAGAACTGCAGTATGAAGCTGGGTACCTGGACCTATGATGGAAACCTGGTTGTCGTCAATCCA GACAGTGACCATCCTGACCTGAGTAACTTCATGGAAAGTGGAGAGTGGGTGATGAAGGAGTCCCGTGGCTGGAAGCACTGGGTGTACTATGCCTGCTGCCCAGACACCCCTTACCTGGACATCACCTACCACTTCCTCATGCTGCGGCTCCCACTGTACTTCATCGTCAACGTCATCATCCCCTGCATGCTCTTCTCCTTCCTGACTGGCCTTGTCTTCTATCTTCCCACAGATTCTG GTGAGAAGATGACTCTCAGCATCTCCGTCTTGCTGTCTCTGACTGTGTTCCTGCTGGTCATCGTGGAGCTGATCCCCTCTACCTCCAGCGCAGTGCCGCTTATTGGGAAGTACATGCTCTTCACCATGGTCTTTGTCATCgcctccatcatcatcaccgtCATCGTCATCAACACCCACCACCGCTCCCCAAGCACTCACACAATGCCAGACTGGGTCCGCAAG GTTTTTATCGAGACCATTCCCAACATCATGTTCTTTTCAACAATGAAGCGCCCTGGCAAAGAAAAGCAGTCTAAAAGCATCTATGGTGCTGATTTTGACATCTCAGACATTTCTGGTAACCAGACCTCCGCTGTCCCCTACCAGTCACCCATCACCAAGAATCCTGATGTCCGCAGTGCCATTGAAGGAGTCAAATACATTGCAGAAACCATGAAATCAGATGAGGAATCCAACAAT gCTGCTGAGGAGTGGAAGTTTGTTGCCATGGTGTTGGACCATATTCTGTTGTGTGTCTTCATGGCTGTGTGTCTCATCGGTACTTTAGGCGTGTTCGCAGGCCGTCTCATTGAGCTGAGCATGCTCTAA